One window of Deltaproteobacteria bacterium genomic DNA carries:
- a CDS encoding SDR family NAD(P)-dependent oxidoreductase translates to MGDMDGKIALVTGAAGAIGKPMCEELARRGATVVMAGRGEKIANAAAEVKRATGSSRVETLELDLASLASIRKAAEEFKRRFGKLHVLINNAAVFNKERKTTSDGFEQVFGTNHLGHFLLTNLLVETLKASAPARVVMMTMGSNIPIKFDDLMSEQKYSALDALQMSKGAITCFAVELADRLRGTGVSVNAVNPELTKSTLPREAPLPLRLVFAVFGAQPSTSQAYVTRVACNPEFADITGRFYRKTVEKPVPAIYTDKTVRDRLWSESARRVGL, encoded by the coding sequence ATGGGTGACATGGACGGCAAGATCGCGCTCGTCACGGGCGCTGCAGGCGCCATCGGCAAGCCGATGTGCGAGGAGCTCGCGCGGCGCGGCGCCACGGTGGTGATGGCCGGCCGCGGCGAAAAGATCGCCAACGCCGCGGCCGAGGTGAAGCGCGCCACGGGCAGCAGCCGCGTGGAGACGCTCGAGCTCGACCTGGCCTCGCTCGCGTCGATTCGCAAAGCGGCCGAGGAGTTCAAGCGCCGCTTCGGCAAGCTGCACGTGCTCATCAACAACGCGGCCGTCTTCAACAAGGAGCGCAAGACCACCAGCGACGGCTTCGAGCAGGTCTTCGGGACCAATCACCTCGGGCACTTCCTGCTCACGAACCTGCTCGTGGAAACGCTCAAGGCCAGCGCGCCGGCGCGCGTGGTGATGATGACCATGGGCTCGAACATTCCCATCAAGTTCGATGACCTGATGTCGGAGCAGAAGTACTCCGCCCTCGACGCGCTCCAGATGAGCAAGGGCGCCATCACCTGCTTCGCTGTGGAGCTGGCGGATCGCCTGCGCGGCACGGGGGTGTCCGTGAACGCGGTGAACCCGGAGCTGACGAAGAGCACCCTGCCCCGCGAGGCGCCGCTGCCACTGCGCTTGGTGTTTGCGGTGTTCGGCGCGCAGCCTTCGACGTCGCAGGCGTACGTCACGCGCGTGGCGTGCAACCCGGAGTTCGCCGATATCACCGGGCGCTTCTATCGGAAGACCGTCGAGAAGCCGGTGCCTGCGATCTACACGGACAAGACCGTGCGCGATCGGCTCTGGAGCGAGAGCGCGCGCCGCGTGGGGCTTTGA
- a CDS encoding response regulator yields MSGPRAEPDTHLTSSALGFSAHRNQLLLTRVMWGSGLATALVPFGLIIALRAPNVALGQVLWARAAVTLAFGIVFCTARWGPARAAVALSFALTLVGTLGSLVLSREMGHPNVAQFVRAVLIILCCGLLFPWRWWEMAVGCGVIVASFVVPALSLAQRPPELTQYLYLLGCTGIIATIGSHLSFDLRRKEFEVRKALEQRTSELAGKSELLSASLERLQNLDKLKTDFFADASHELRTPLSLITLTLRLLRTQHSTSLASNAGAHLAIAERNAQVLLHHINNLLDLARLEAGARELKPRPVPLAPLLSGVVKELSLLAESRGVVLTLDPLAVADAWADPEKLESIFRNLIFNAIKFTPEGGRVSVRLSTSEGKVAVAVADTGQGIAPEQRAALFERYVRSERARGGGTGLGLSIVKDLVDRSEGSISVESDVGVGSTFRVELPAAPAGATAPAPVEPALPAPAELRLSRPPSSAPLTEADDTVLVIEDHVELRELVAEALGAHFRVLCAGTASAGLQLAREKLPSVVLCDLMLPDRSGIDVIRELRATQQTAQLPVILLTANSALEVRVEGLESGAVDFLAKPFSVEELLSRVRVQLRMRRLVTQVAQAQKASMLQTLANGLAHEIRNPMSGVLNSVALIRRTLDATELPLPSRARVLELLDVVDECARGASKLTNDLLALSEAGSVRGEWDPVAGLEAVVGLLAPRLGGIEIHRELAFQGRAAGDAGQLNQVMLNLLDNAIRAAPRGHIWISMRQEANQLKLEVRDDGPGVAQELRERIFDPFFTTAEREGRNGLGLHIARMIVEAHRGTLGVATPAGGGASFVVSIPLGS; encoded by the coding sequence ATGTCTGGACCGCGCGCCGAGCCCGACACCCACCTCACCTCCAGCGCCCTGGGCTTCAGCGCCCACCGCAACCAGCTCCTCCTCACCCGGGTGATGTGGGGCAGCGGGCTGGCCACGGCCCTGGTGCCGTTCGGGCTCATCATCGCCCTGCGCGCTCCCAACGTGGCGCTCGGGCAGGTGCTCTGGGCTCGCGCCGCGGTGACGCTCGCGTTCGGCATCGTGTTCTGTACGGCGCGCTGGGGCCCGGCGCGCGCGGCGGTGGCGCTGTCCTTCGCGCTCACGCTCGTGGGCACGTTGGGGAGCCTCGTCCTCAGCCGGGAGATGGGCCACCCGAACGTGGCTCAGTTCGTCCGCGCGGTGCTGATCATCCTCTGCTGCGGGCTGCTCTTTCCCTGGCGCTGGTGGGAGATGGCGGTGGGCTGCGGGGTGATCGTGGCGAGCTTCGTGGTGCCGGCGCTGAGCCTGGCGCAGCGGCCGCCCGAGCTCACCCAGTACCTCTACCTGCTGGGCTGCACGGGCATCATCGCCACCATCGGCAGCCACCTCTCGTTCGACCTGCGCCGCAAGGAGTTCGAGGTCCGCAAGGCGCTCGAGCAGCGGACGAGCGAGCTCGCGGGCAAGTCGGAGCTCTTGAGCGCCTCGCTGGAGCGGCTGCAGAACCTGGACAAGCTCAAGACCGACTTCTTCGCCGACGCCAGCCACGAGCTGCGCACGCCGCTCTCCCTCATCACCCTCACCTTGCGGCTCCTGCGCACGCAGCACTCGACCTCGCTGGCGAGCAACGCGGGCGCGCACCTGGCCATCGCCGAGCGCAACGCCCAGGTGCTCCTGCACCACATCAACAACCTGCTCGATCTGGCGCGGCTCGAAGCCGGCGCGCGCGAGCTCAAGCCGCGCCCCGTGCCGCTGGCGCCGCTGCTCTCCGGCGTGGTGAAGGAGCTCTCGCTGCTCGCGGAGTCGCGCGGGGTGGTGCTCACCCTGGATCCGCTGGCCGTGGCCGACGCCTGGGCCGATCCGGAGAAGCTGGAGAGCATCTTCCGCAACCTCATCTTCAACGCCATCAAGTTCACGCCGGAGGGCGGCCGGGTGTCGGTGCGCCTCTCCACGAGCGAGGGCAAGGTGGCGGTGGCGGTGGCCGACACCGGCCAGGGCATCGCGCCCGAGCAGCGGGCCGCGCTCTTCGAGCGCTATGTGCGCAGCGAGCGCGCGCGCGGCGGCGGCACAGGCCTGGGGCTGTCGATCGTGAAGGACCTGGTGGATCGCAGCGAGGGCTCCATCAGCGTCGAGAGCGACGTCGGCGTGGGCTCCACCTTCCGGGTCGAGCTGCCTGCGGCGCCCGCCGGCGCGACGGCCCCGGCGCCCGTCGAGCCCGCCCTGCCCGCCCCCGCCGAGCTCCGGCTCTCGCGTCCGCCCTCGTCCGCGCCGCTCACGGAGGCCGACGACACGGTGCTGGTGATCGAAGACCACGTGGAGCTCCGCGAGCTGGTGGCCGAAGCGCTGGGCGCGCACTTCCGCGTGCTCTGCGCGGGCACCGCGAGCGCGGGCCTGCAGCTCGCGCGGGAGAAGCTGCCCAGCGTGGTGCTCTGCGACCTGATGCTGCCGGACCGCAGCGGCATCGACGTCATCCGCGAGCTGCGCGCGACGCAGCAAACGGCCCAGCTCCCGGTGATCCTCCTCACCGCCAACTCGGCGCTCGAGGTGCGCGTGGAGGGCCTGGAGAGCGGCGCGGTCGACTTCTTGGCCAAGCCCTTCAGCGTGGAGGAGCTGCTCTCGCGCGTGCGCGTGCAATTGCGGATGCGGCGGCTGGTGACGCAGGTCGCCCAGGCACAGAAGGCGTCGATGCTCCAGACGCTCGCCAACGGGCTGGCCCACGAGATCCGCAACCCCATGAGCGGCGTGCTCAACTCGGTGGCGCTCATCCGCCGCACGCTCGACGCCACCGAGCTGCCGCTGCCAAGCCGCGCGCGGGTGCTGGAGCTGCTCGACGTGGTGGACGAGTGCGCGCGCGGCGCGTCCAAGCTCACCAACGATCTGCTCGCGCTGAGCGAGGCCGGGAGCGTGCGCGGCGAGTGGGACCCGGTGGCCGGGCTCGAGGCCGTGGTGGGTCTGCTCGCGCCGCGGCTCGGCGGCATCGAGATCCACCGCGAGCTCGCCTTCCAGGGCCGCGCCGCGGGCGACGCCGGGCAGCTCAACCAGGTGATGCTCAACCTGCTCGACAACGCCATCCGCGCCGCGCCGCGCGGGCACATCTGGATCTCCATGCGGCAGGAGGCCAACCAGCTCAAGCTCGAGGTCCGCGACGACGGCCCGGGCGTGGCCCAGGAGCTGCGCGAGCGCATCTTCGATCCCTTCTTCACCACCGCCGAGCGCGAGGGCCGCAACGGCCTGGGGCTGCACATCGCGCGGATGATCGTGGAGGCCCACCGCGGGACGCTCGGCGTGGCCACGCCAGCGGGCGGCGGTGCGTCATTCGTGGTCTCCATTCCGCTTGGCAGCTAA
- a CDS encoding response regulator: protein MTAAAKRGPVLYVDDQGSSVKLFQLHFAEEFDLEGFTSPTRAIARAKERNFALLVADYRMVEMDGLELARHFQVHHPRTIRVLYTALDHLDVVDQALKSGLIAQVITKPVSLDDVAVRLKALLETAS, encoded by the coding sequence ATGACTGCTGCTGCGAAGAGGGGGCCGGTCCTCTACGTGGACGACCAGGGCAGCAGCGTGAAGCTCTTCCAGCTCCACTTCGCCGAGGAGTTCGACCTCGAGGGCTTCACCAGCCCCACCCGCGCCATCGCGCGCGCGAAGGAGAGGAACTTCGCGCTGCTCGTCGCCGACTACCGGATGGTGGAGATGGACGGCCTGGAGCTCGCCCGGCACTTCCAGGTGCACCACCCGCGCACCATTCGCGTGCTCTACACCGCGCTCGATCACCTGGACGTCGTGGATCAGGCGCTCAAGTCCGGGCTCATCGCCCAGGTCATCACCAAGCCGGTGAGCCTGGACGACGTCGCCGTGCGGCTGAAGGCCCTGCTCGAGACCGCCAGCTAG
- a CDS encoding RNA polymerase subunit sigma-70, with protein sequence MVATLDAARAGDEGAFRKLVEPFRRELTAHCYRMSGSLHDAEDLAQESLLRAWRGLGSFEGRASLRTWLYRVTTRVCLDSLDMKAPRLLPMDYEAANKPFAPPRMEPVWLEPCPPELYADALSPDAAVSARESVALAFLAALQRLPARQRAVMILRDVVGYEASEVAELLEMSVAAANSALQRARDTLSKPAETPAPDASTRALLERYVRAWETADVELFVQLLHEDATLAMPPIPTWLQGAAIIGPAVRGMVLPPEANGRFKLVLAEANGLPALAAYEKRDDGSFAPASLHLLNIREGRVASIDAFMDPTLFALFGLAARL encoded by the coding sequence ATGGTCGCCACCCTCGATGCCGCCCGCGCCGGTGACGAAGGCGCGTTCCGCAAGCTCGTCGAGCCGTTTCGGCGCGAGCTGACCGCGCACTGCTATCGGATGTCGGGCTCGCTCCACGACGCCGAGGATCTGGCGCAGGAGAGCCTCTTGCGCGCGTGGCGCGGGCTGGGGAGCTTCGAGGGCCGTGCGAGCCTGCGCACGTGGCTTTACCGCGTGACCACGCGCGTGTGCCTCGACTCGCTCGACATGAAGGCGCCGCGGCTCCTGCCCATGGACTACGAGGCCGCGAACAAGCCGTTCGCGCCGCCGCGCATGGAGCCGGTGTGGCTCGAGCCGTGTCCGCCGGAGCTCTACGCCGATGCGCTCAGCCCCGACGCCGCCGTCAGCGCGCGCGAGAGCGTGGCGCTCGCATTCCTCGCGGCGCTGCAAAGGCTTCCGGCGCGTCAGCGGGCGGTGATGATCCTTCGCGACGTCGTCGGCTACGAGGCGAGCGAGGTCGCGGAGCTTCTGGAGATGAGCGTGGCCGCCGCGAACAGCGCGTTGCAACGTGCGCGCGACACGCTCTCCAAGCCCGCCGAGACGCCCGCGCCCGACGCGAGCACGCGCGCGCTGCTCGAGCGCTACGTGCGCGCGTGGGAGACGGCCGACGTCGAGCTCTTCGTGCAGCTGCTTCACGAGGACGCGACGCTGGCGATGCCGCCGATTCCCACCTGGCTCCAGGGCGCGGCGATCATCGGTCCGGCGGTGCGTGGGATGGTGCTGCCGCCCGAGGCGAACGGGAGGTTCAAGCTCGTGCTCGCCGAAGCGAACGGGCTTCCCGCGCTCGCGGCCTACGAGAAGCGCGACGACGGCTCGTTCGCGCCTGCGTCGCTGCACCTGCTCAACATCCGCGAGGGACGCGTCGCCAGCATCGACGCGTTCATGGACCCGACGCTGTTCGCGCTCTTCGGTCTCGCGGCGAGGCTCTAG
- a CDS encoding DUF1566 domain-containing protein: MANRSALLLAGLGLALAGCELIVDPARSKGSGSTNATNAANGASAAGSTSGSGAATGTGTQTNGSDGSGAGSNGSGSTHGASSGSTSHSTGSSGTTDTVSSTTGTQGSSGTSDSTGSTATSTVSSTNSSSASTSATTGTSSTSSTTGTSSTSSTSATTSTSSTVSTGTIGTSTTTATIGTATVGTTGTTATIGSTGTIGTTGPTTTIGTTGTTTTIGTTGTTTTIGTTGTTCAGYGSTGFQFTGFCQSGTGFPGTTGAAILPPPPLDAGGTNAGSGSGSTTTVPPFDAGGTGGFGSATTGTFDAGGVTNATTGGTGSTGTSATTGGAPISPWIAGTPPDSLASCSQEAPCARAGEDSDWTYPLSDFTADCGSQLNYSDATGTNFSATFAHDQVTGLTWQEDALLPQDTYNRSELACSNGHWTDASGNPVPTTLPPTQQLVELLDFGHSGDLCPDGLDSNCDAFWGMVAPGGGMGTYLVDFTSGAFTPFVNGQAFGRPRCMAGAPAAPPQLSDNCVSMGNGTQDCEVMSGSSAATPQTGLRFRKPAAPGLTWQQALDHCNNLGNACGLYRLPSYKELATLVNFTPNPTGSNFIKGLNGTVVYWTSTRAPLDPTHQAMTIQFLNPQSAGAMPQSVGTSNFMDSPLSVMCVTGP, encoded by the coding sequence ATGGCAAACCGCTCTGCGCTTCTCCTCGCAGGCCTCGGGCTCGCGCTCGCGGGCTGCGAGCTCATCGTCGATCCCGCGCGTTCGAAGGGGAGCGGCTCCACCAACGCCACCAACGCCGCCAACGGCGCGAGCGCCGCCGGCTCGACGAGCGGTTCGGGCGCAGCCACGGGCACCGGCACCCAGACCAACGGGAGCGACGGCTCCGGCGCGGGCAGCAATGGCTCGGGCAGCACCCACGGCGCCAGCTCGGGCTCGACGTCGCACAGCACCGGCAGCTCGGGCACCACCGACACGGTGTCCAGCACCACCGGCACGCAGGGCAGCAGCGGAACCAGCGACTCCACGGGATCGACGGCCACGTCGACGGTGTCGAGCACCAACTCGAGCAGCGCATCGACCAGCGCGACCACCGGCACCTCCTCGACCAGCTCCACGACGGGGACGTCTTCGACGAGCTCCACGTCGGCCACGACGTCGACCAGCTCGACCGTGAGCACGGGCACCATCGGCACATCGACCACCACCGCGACGATCGGCACGGCGACGGTCGGCACCACCGGGACCACCGCGACCATCGGCAGCACCGGGACCATCGGCACCACTGGGCCCACCACGACCATCGGCACCACCGGGACCACGACGACCATCGGCACCACGGGCACCACGACGACGATCGGCACCACCGGCACGACCTGCGCGGGCTATGGCTCGACGGGCTTCCAGTTCACCGGGTTCTGCCAGAGCGGCACCGGCTTCCCCGGAACGACCGGCGCAGCCATCCTGCCTCCACCGCCGCTGGACGCCGGTGGCACCAACGCAGGCTCGGGCAGCGGCAGCACCACCACCGTCCCTCCCTTCGACGCAGGCGGCACGGGCGGATTCGGCTCGGCCACCACGGGCACCTTCGACGCTGGCGGAGTCACGAACGCCACCACCGGCGGCACCGGCTCCACCGGCACCAGCGCCACGACGGGCGGCGCGCCCATCAGCCCCTGGATTGCGGGCACCCCGCCCGACTCCCTCGCGAGCTGCAGCCAGGAGGCGCCCTGCGCGCGCGCCGGCGAGGACAGCGACTGGACCTACCCACTCTCGGACTTCACCGCCGACTGCGGCTCCCAGCTCAACTACAGCGACGCCACGGGGACCAACTTCTCGGCCACCTTCGCCCACGATCAGGTGACCGGCCTGACCTGGCAAGAGGACGCGCTCCTGCCGCAGGACACCTACAACCGCTCCGAGCTCGCGTGCTCGAACGGCCACTGGACGGACGCCTCGGGCAACCCCGTGCCCACCACGCTCCCGCCCACGCAGCAGCTCGTGGAGCTCCTCGACTTCGGCCACAGCGGCGACCTGTGCCCCGACGGCCTCGACTCCAACTGCGACGCCTTCTGGGGAATGGTCGCGCCGGGCGGCGGCATGGGCACGTACCTCGTCGACTTCACCTCCGGCGCGTTCACCCCGTTCGTGAATGGCCAGGCGTTCGGACGGCCCCGCTGCATGGCCGGCGCGCCGGCCGCACCGCCCCAGCTCAGCGACAACTGCGTCAGCATGGGCAACGGAACCCAGGACTGCGAAGTGATGAGCGGCTCGAGCGCGGCCACGCCGCAGACGGGGCTCCGCTTCCGCAAGCCGGCGGCCCCGGGCCTCACCTGGCAGCAGGCCCTCGACCACTGCAACAACCTCGGCAACGCCTGCGGCCTGTATCGCTTGCCGAGCTACAAGGAGCTGGCCACGCTGGTGAACTTCACGCCCAACCCCACCGGCTCCAACTTCATCAAGGGGCTCAACGGCACGGTGGTCTACTGGACGTCGACGCGCGCGCCGCTGGACCCGACGCACCAGGCCATGACCATCCAGTTCCTCAATCCGCAATCCGCGGGCGCCATGCCCCAGAGCGTCGGCACGTCCAACTTCATGGACTCGCCGCTCAGCGTGATGTGCGTGACCGGCCCCTGA
- a CDS encoding efflux RND transporter periplasmic adaptor subunit — translation MSTPSPQPDKPPRSALLYVMGLIVSVAAVLGVVLLSSRRSAAEAREADARKATVAAGPLVRTAQVQVSRPAHTVVLAGDVRAFQQATLYAKVSGYLKDIHVDKGDNVKANQLLATLESPEIEQAYNAAEADLNNKRAQSNRFRDLAKKGVASEQDAENAEAATKVAEANLRSVAASRGYQEIRAPFTGVITSRFVDPGALVSAGANATQSAQPVVDIAQMDTLRIYIYLGQDDAAFVREGDTAVITEDARPSVQITDKVARISRNLDPRTRTMLCEVDVDNHGGLLFPGDFVHVKLSLMSEPFPLVPSAAIIARTGKLMVAVVRDGHAHLVPVTVGRDDGTTAQITSGLLGGETVALGVAAEVQDGMPVRVAQPTAAAN, via the coding sequence GTGAGCACGCCCTCCCCTCAGCCCGACAAGCCGCCGCGGAGCGCGCTGCTCTACGTCATGGGCCTCATCGTCTCCGTCGCCGCGGTCCTCGGCGTGGTGCTGCTCTCCAGTCGTCGCAGCGCTGCCGAGGCGCGCGAGGCCGACGCGCGCAAGGCGACCGTCGCGGCCGGTCCGCTGGTTCGCACCGCGCAGGTGCAGGTCTCGCGGCCGGCGCACACCGTGGTCCTCGCCGGCGACGTGCGCGCGTTCCAGCAAGCGACGCTGTACGCGAAGGTGTCTGGGTATTTGAAAGACATCCACGTCGACAAAGGCGACAACGTGAAGGCCAACCAGCTCCTGGCCACGCTCGAGTCGCCGGAGATCGAGCAGGCCTACAACGCGGCCGAGGCGGACCTGAACAACAAGCGCGCCCAGTCGAACCGCTTCCGCGATCTGGCCAAGAAGGGCGTCGCGAGCGAGCAGGACGCGGAGAACGCCGAGGCCGCGACCAAGGTCGCCGAGGCCAACCTGCGCTCGGTGGCGGCGTCGCGCGGCTACCAGGAGATCCGCGCGCCGTTCACCGGGGTCATCACCTCGCGCTTCGTGGACCCGGGCGCGCTCGTGTCTGCCGGCGCCAACGCCACCCAGAGCGCGCAGCCCGTCGTCGACATCGCGCAAATGGACACGCTGCGCATCTACATCTACCTGGGCCAGGACGACGCTGCGTTCGTGCGCGAGGGCGACACCGCGGTGATCACCGAGGACGCACGCCCGAGCGTGCAGATCACCGACAAGGTGGCGCGCATCAGCCGCAACCTCGATCCGCGCACGCGCACCATGCTCTGCGAGGTCGACGTCGACAACCACGGCGGCCTGCTCTTCCCCGGCGACTTCGTGCACGTGAAGCTGTCGCTGATGTCGGAGCCGTTTCCGCTCGTACCCTCGGCGGCGATCATCGCGCGCACGGGCAAGCTGATGGTGGCCGTGGTTCGCGACGGGCACGCGCACCTGGTGCCGGTGACCGTGGGCCGCGACGACGGGACGACCGCGCAGATCACCAGCGGGCTCTTGGGCGGCGAGACGGTGGCGCTGGGCGTGGCCGCTGAGGTTCAGGACGGCATGCCGGTGCGCGTGGCCCAGCCGACGGCGGCAGCAAACTGA